A region of Subdoligranulum variabile DNA encodes the following proteins:
- the hisG gene encoding ATP phosphoribosyltransferase yields MEIQLQNFTPAEQATFRLRALYEQAGYRKYRCSRFEEYALYQEYRRFLPDAQVVTFTDLDGKLRAIKPDVTLSIAKTAQPAPGECKRFYYNEEVCRPSRESHTFQTIHQMGLECMGAVDAAAQAEVVRLALQSLAALEVPTVLEVSHMGFVTGLLDALKVPEESRGRLLELLNEKNAHELDAAARAAGLTEEGAEALCGLLQLHGPLGATLTAARNCCRSDAQRAALEELQALQNRLGEDGRGTMLDLSMADEMEYYNGLVFTGYVAGVPRAVLKGGRYDYLMQRFTPGANAIGFAIYLDELERLTAQSGEDRPGSEKVWLNIALPKGRLGDKAYKLLAEAGYRANEDYNDTRKLVVENPEAGVRYFLVKPSDVAIYVEHGAADIGIVGKDILAESDADVYELLDTGMGKCRMCVAGPKDFADDESRALRVATKFVNIARDHYERCGRDIDIIKLNGSIELAPILGLSDVIVDIVETGTTLRENNLAVIEEFMPISARFIANKASYKFKYQQMSTLLNKMKEALAQ; encoded by the coding sequence ATGGAAATCCAGCTGCAGAATTTTACCCCCGCGGAGCAGGCGACCTTCCGGCTGCGGGCTTTGTACGAGCAGGCGGGCTACCGCAAATACCGGTGCTCCCGGTTTGAGGAGTATGCGCTGTATCAGGAATACCGGCGATTTTTGCCGGATGCCCAGGTGGTGACCTTTACCGATCTGGACGGCAAACTGCGGGCCATCAAACCGGATGTGACGCTGTCCATCGCCAAGACAGCCCAGCCGGCGCCCGGTGAATGCAAACGCTTCTATTATAATGAGGAGGTCTGCCGTCCCAGCCGGGAAAGCCACACCTTCCAGACCATACACCAGATGGGACTGGAATGTATGGGCGCGGTGGATGCGGCGGCCCAGGCAGAGGTCGTGCGGCTGGCGCTGCAAAGTCTGGCGGCGCTGGAGGTCCCCACGGTGCTGGAGGTCAGCCACATGGGCTTTGTGACCGGCCTGCTGGATGCGCTGAAGGTGCCGGAGGAATCCCGCGGCCGGCTTCTGGAATTGCTCAACGAGAAAAATGCCCATGAATTGGATGCTGCTGCACGGGCCGCTGGATTGACCGAGGAGGGAGCCGAGGCGTTGTGCGGCTTGCTGCAGCTCCATGGCCCCTTGGGGGCTACGCTGACGGCTGCCCGGAATTGCTGCCGCAGTGATGCCCAGCGGGCGGCGCTGGAAGAACTGCAGGCGCTGCAGAACCGGTTGGGAGAAGACGGCCGCGGCACGATGCTGGACCTGAGCATGGCCGATGAGATGGAATATTACAATGGCCTGGTCTTTACCGGTTATGTGGCCGGTGTGCCCCGTGCGGTGCTCAAGGGTGGCCGGTATGACTATCTGATGCAGCGTTTCACGCCGGGAGCCAACGCCATCGGTTTTGCCATCTATCTGGATGAGCTGGAACGGCTGACGGCACAGAGCGGGGAAGACCGGCCCGGCAGCGAAAAGGTCTGGCTCAACATTGCGCTGCCCAAGGGCCGCCTGGGCGATAAGGCCTATAAACTGTTGGCGGAGGCAGGCTACCGTGCCAATGAGGATTACAACGACACCCGCAAGCTGGTGGTGGAAAACCCCGAGGCCGGGGTGCGGTACTTCCTCGTCAAACCCAGCGACGTGGCCATCTATGTGGAGCATGGCGCGGCGGATATTGGTATCGTAGGCAAAGACATCCTGGCCGAATCCGATGCCGACGTCTACGAACTGCTGGATACCGGCATGGGCAAATGCCGGATGTGCGTGGCAGGCCCCAAAGACTTTGCAGATGACGAGAGCCGGGCGCTGCGGGTGGCCACCAAGTTTGTAAACATCGCCCGGGACCATTACGAGCGTTGCGGCCGGGATATTGACATCATCAAACTCAACGGTTCCATCGAGCTGGCACCAATTCTGGGGCTGTCCGACGTCATCGTGGATATCGTGGAGACCGGCACTACCCTGCGGGAAAACAATCTGGCCGTCATCGAGGAATTCATGCCCATTTCCGCCCGGTTTATTGCCAACAAAGCCAGCTATAAGTTCAAATATCAGCAGATGAGCACACTGCTCAACAAGATGAAGGAGGCTCTTGCCCAATGA
- the hisD gene encoding histidinol dehydrogenase encodes MIRLYDFDKVKPEEILNRDIRAEADVEATVDAIIADVRARGDAALIEYAAKFDHAELQSVQVTQQEIDEAFAELDAQDPEFITTLKMAAENIRHFHEQQLHKNFILTDKPGVVLGQKYTPIQRAGVYVPGGTAAYPSTVLMDVIPAKVAGVKQIVMTTPAGPGGKVNPGILAAAVIAGIDKIFKSGGAQAVAALAYGTESVPAVDKIVGPGNIYVATAKRKVFGKVGIDMIAGPSEILVLADGSCNPAWVAADMLSQAEHDKLATPVLVTDSWELAKAVQAELEVQIPQLARAAIARASVDTNGKIIVTDDMNKAIEAVNIIAPEHLEICVDDPFAVLGRIENAGSIFLGKNVPEALGDYFAGPNHTLPTSGTARFSSPLGVDDFVKKSSFIYYTREALGQVEKRIANFAEHEGLHAHAKSVTIRFEDQ; translated from the coding sequence ATGATCCGCCTGTATGATTTTGACAAAGTCAAACCTGAGGAAATTCTCAACCGCGACATCCGTGCCGAAGCGGACGTGGAGGCCACGGTGGATGCCATCATTGCCGATGTGCGCGCCCGGGGGGACGCTGCCCTGATCGAGTATGCGGCCAAGTTCGACCATGCGGAGCTGCAGTCGGTGCAGGTCACCCAGCAGGAGATTGACGAGGCTTTCGCGGAACTGGACGCCCAGGATCCCGAATTCATCACGACCCTGAAAATGGCGGCGGAGAATATCCGGCATTTCCATGAGCAGCAGCTTCACAAGAACTTTATCCTGACCGACAAGCCCGGCGTGGTGCTGGGACAGAAATACACCCCCATCCAGCGGGCGGGCGTCTATGTGCCGGGGGGCACGGCGGCCTATCCTTCCACCGTGCTGATGGATGTGATCCCTGCCAAAGTGGCAGGCGTCAAACAGATCGTCATGACCACGCCGGCGGGCCCCGGCGGCAAGGTGAACCCCGGCATTCTGGCGGCGGCGGTCATCGCAGGCATCGATAAGATCTTCAAGAGCGGCGGAGCCCAGGCGGTGGCGGCCCTGGCTTACGGCACTGAGAGCGTGCCCGCTGTGGATAAGATCGTTGGCCCCGGCAATATCTATGTGGCCACGGCCAAACGGAAGGTTTTTGGCAAGGTGGGCATCGATATGATCGCCGGCCCGTCGGAGATCCTGGTGCTGGCGGACGGCAGCTGCAACCCGGCCTGGGTGGCGGCGGACATGCTCAGCCAGGCAGAACATGACAAACTGGCCACACCGGTGCTGGTCACCGACAGTTGGGAGCTGGCCAAGGCGGTCCAGGCGGAACTGGAAGTTCAGATCCCGCAGCTGGCCCGCGCAGCCATTGCCCGGGCCAGCGTGGACACCAACGGCAAGATCATCGTCACCGATGATATGAACAAGGCCATCGAGGCGGTCAACATCATCGCGCCGGAGCATCTGGAAATCTGTGTGGACGATCCTTTTGCAGTACTGGGCCGCATCGAAAACGCCGGCAGCATCTTCCTGGGCAAGAATGTGCCGGAAGCGCTGGGCGACTACTTTGCCGGTCCCAACCACACGCTGCCTACCAGTGGTACGGCCCGGTTCAGCAGCCCCCTGGGGGTGGATGATTTCGTGAAGAAGTCCAGCTTCATCTATTATACCCGGGAGGCGCTGGGCCAGGTGGAAAAGCGCATCGCCAACTTTGCGGAGCACGAGGGGCTGCACGCCCACGCCAAAAGTGTGACCATCCGATTTGAGGACCAGTGA
- the hisC gene encoding histidinol-phosphate transaminase — protein sequence MSRYFTKTLAALEPYTPGEQLKMDNLVKLNANENPYPPAPGVAAAVAAAVPGLRLYSDLTNAELNRAIAGHWGVQPENVLCGNGSDENLLLALRAFCDEETPLAFADITYSFYPVLCDLLHIPQHVIPLEDDFTIDLHQYHGLHETIVIANPNAPTSLLAPVDAIEEVLRTNPDNIVIVDETYIEFAPAGSTCLPLLAKYDNLVITHTFSKTHNLAGARLGFCLARPELIADMNRVKFSYSPYNVNSLTQAAGTAAIRDEAYFRQVTQKVLATRADTTEKLRVRGFTVLDSATNFLFVTTDRMPCREIFEKLRERGILIRYFSAPRIDNWLRITIGTPEQMERFFAALDEILPRS from the coding sequence ATGAGCCGTTATTTTACCAAAACGCTGGCCGCGCTGGAACCCTATACCCCCGGCGAGCAGCTTAAAATGGACAACCTCGTCAAGCTCAACGCCAATGAAAATCCCTATCCGCCGGCGCCCGGCGTGGCGGCGGCGGTGGCGGCGGCAGTGCCGGGGCTTCGGTTGTATTCCGATCTGACCAACGCCGAACTCAACCGGGCCATTGCCGGGCACTGGGGTGTCCAGCCGGAAAATGTCCTATGCGGCAACGGCAGCGACGAAAACCTGTTGTTGGCGCTGCGGGCTTTCTGCGACGAGGAGACCCCGCTGGCCTTCGCCGACATTACCTACAGTTTTTACCCGGTTCTGTGTGATCTGCTGCATATTCCGCAGCATGTCATTCCTCTGGAGGATGACTTTACCATCGACCTGCACCAATACCACGGACTGCACGAGACCATCGTGATCGCCAATCCCAACGCGCCTACCAGTCTGCTGGCGCCGGTGGATGCCATCGAGGAGGTACTGCGCACCAATCCGGACAACATCGTCATTGTGGACGAGACCTACATAGAATTCGCCCCGGCGGGCTCCACCTGCCTGCCGCTGCTGGCAAAATACGATAATCTGGTTATCACCCATACCTTCTCCAAAACCCACAACCTGGCGGGGGCCCGGCTGGGCTTCTGTCTGGCCCGGCCGGAACTCATCGCCGATATGAACCGGGTCAAGTTCAGCTACAGTCCCTATAACGTCAATTCTCTGACCCAGGCGGCAGGTACTGCGGCTATCCGGGACGAAGCGTACTTCCGCCAGGTCACTCAAAAAGTCCTGGCCACCCGCGCCGATACCACCGAAAAGCTGCGGGTACGGGGCTTTACCGTGCTGGATTCTGCCACCAATTTCCTGTTTGTCACCACCGACCGGATGCCCTGCCGGGAAATTTTTGAGAAACTGCGGGAACGGGGCATCCTGATCCGTTATTTCAGCGCTCCGCGCATCGACAACTGGCTGCGCATCACCATCGGCACGCCGGAACAGATGGAGCGCTTCTTCGCGGCGCTGGATGAAATCCTGCCCCGGAGCTGA
- the hisH gene encoding imidazole glycerol phosphate synthase subunit HisH, with translation MIAIVDYGVGNLFSLSSSVQSLGAEVRVTGKAEDLRAASHILLPGVGAFADAMAKLEATGLVPVLKEEVQHKPLLGICLGMQLLFEKSYEYGEHAGLGLIPGSVCPLADDLKDPSLKVPHIGWNALDIVPGRENDPLFRYVKNGEYVYYVHSYYAKDCAASTLATSEYSIPVTGAVRSGHVYGTQFHPEKSGDTGLRLLKAFAEL, from the coding sequence ATGATTGCCATTGTGGATTACGGCGTGGGCAACCTGTTCAGCCTGTCGTCCAGCGTACAGAGTCTGGGGGCCGAGGTGCGCGTCACCGGCAAAGCAGAGGACCTGCGTGCGGCCAGTCACATCCTGCTGCCCGGCGTAGGGGCCTTTGCCGATGCCATGGCCAAGCTGGAGGCCACCGGCCTGGTTCCGGTTCTGAAAGAAGAGGTACAGCACAAGCCGCTGCTGGGCATCTGCCTGGGCATGCAGCTGCTCTTTGAAAAGAGTTACGAATACGGCGAACATGCCGGCCTGGGACTGATTCCCGGTTCGGTCTGCCCGCTGGCCGACGATCTGAAAGACCCGAGTTTGAAGGTGCCGCACATCGGCTGGAACGCGCTGGACATTGTACCGGGCCGGGAAAACGATCCGCTGTTCCGGTATGTGAAAAACGGGGAGTACGTCTACTACGTCCACAGCTACTACGCCAAGGACTGCGCGGCCTCCACCCTGGCCACCAGCGAGTACAGCATTCCCGTTACGGGTGCGGTGCGCAGCGGCCATGTATACGGCACCCAGTTCCACCCCGAAAAATCCGGCGACACCGGCCTGCGCCTGCTCAAGGCGTTTGCAGAACTGTAA
- the hisA gene encoding 1-(5-phosphoribosyl)-5-[(5-phosphoribosylamino)methylideneamino]imidazole-4-carboxamide isomerase, whose product MKLYPAIDLRGGQAVRLYQGDYDQMTVYNADPVAQARSFIEAGAQYLHVVDLDGAKDDTTANLQTIAAIAGQGGLRIEVGGGIRDEERIRRYLDLGVDRCILGTIAVKDFAFTERMARIYGSRIAVGVDMKQGYVAVNGWKEVTPEPGVDFCRRCADAGVKAIIATDISRDGTMQGTNLDLYRELLTIPGIEVTASGGIARMEELAELQAMGCHAAILGKSIYTGAIDLAEAVRRYQD is encoded by the coding sequence ATGAAACTCTATCCCGCCATTGATCTGCGCGGCGGTCAGGCCGTGCGGCTCTATCAGGGTGATTACGATCAGATGACCGTTTACAACGCGGATCCGGTGGCCCAGGCCCGGTCCTTCATCGAAGCCGGCGCCCAGTACCTCCATGTGGTGGATCTGGACGGCGCCAAGGACGATACCACCGCCAACCTGCAGACCATTGCGGCCATTGCCGGACAGGGCGGCCTCCGGATCGAGGTGGGCGGCGGTATCCGGGACGAGGAACGCATCCGGCGCTATCTGGATCTCGGCGTCGATCGCTGCATCCTCGGAACCATTGCGGTCAAGGATTTTGCCTTCACCGAAAGGATGGCCCGGATCTACGGCTCCCGCATTGCCGTGGGGGTGGACATGAAACAGGGATATGTGGCGGTCAACGGCTGGAAGGAAGTCACCCCCGAGCCGGGTGTGGATTTCTGCCGCCGCTGCGCCGATGCCGGCGTGAAGGCCATCATCGCCACCGATATCTCCCGGGACGGCACCATGCAGGGGACCAACCTGGATCTTTACCGGGAACTGCTGACGATCCCCGGCATCGAAGTCACGGCCTCCGGCGGCATCGCCCGCATGGAGGAACTGGCCGAACTGCAGGCCATGGGCTGCCATGCGGCCATTTTGGGAAAATCCATCTACACAGGCGCCATCGACCTGGCTGAGGCCGTGCGCCGCTATCAGGACTGA
- the hisF gene encoding imidazole glycerol phosphate synthase subunit HisF — translation MITKRIIPCLDVKNGRVVKGVNFEGLQDMADPVEMARYYNESGADELVFYDITASVEGRTLFTDILRRVASQIFIPLTVGGGIRTLEDFDRVLKCGADKVSVNSGAIANPGIIPAAAQKYGNQCVVLSADIKRVDGRFMLFAKGGRENTGIDALDWLEQGVKNGAGELVVNSIDTDGVKNGFDLELLDAVAARCAVPIIASGGAGRKEDFLELFRNHPAVDAGLAASIFHTKQVEIRDLKGYLRENGVEMRL, via the coding sequence ATGATTACCAAACGCATCATTCCCTGTCTGGACGTCAAAAACGGCCGTGTGGTCAAGGGGGTCAACTTTGAGGGGCTGCAGGATATGGCCGACCCCGTGGAGATGGCCCGGTATTACAACGAATCCGGCGCTGACGAACTGGTGTTTTACGACATCACCGCCAGCGTGGAGGGGCGCACCCTCTTTACCGATATTCTGCGCCGGGTGGCCAGCCAGATCTTTATCCCGCTGACGGTGGGCGGCGGCATCCGCACGCTGGAGGATTTTGACCGGGTCCTCAAATGCGGCGCCGACAAGGTCAGCGTCAACTCCGGTGCTATCGCCAACCCCGGGATCATCCCCGCAGCGGCTCAGAAGTACGGCAATCAGTGCGTGGTACTCTCGGCAGACATCAAACGGGTGGACGGCCGATTCATGCTCTTTGCCAAGGGCGGCCGGGAAAATACCGGCATCGATGCCCTGGACTGGCTGGAGCAGGGGGTGAAGAACGGCGCCGGGGAACTGGTGGTCAACTCCATCGATACCGACGGCGTCAAGAACGGCTTTGACCTGGAACTGCTGGATGCGGTGGCGGCCCGCTGTGCGGTGCCCATCATCGCCTCGGGCGGTGCAGGCCGCAAGGAGGATTTCCTGGAGCTGTTCCGCAATCACCCGGCGGTGGATGCGGGGCTGGCAGCCTCCATCTTCCACACCAAGCAGGTGGAAATCCGGGATCTCAAAGGCTATCTGCGCGAAAACGGTGTGGAAATGCGGCTTTGA
- the hisIE gene encoding bifunctional phosphoribosyl-AMP cyclohydrolase/phosphoribosyl-ATP diphosphatase HisIE — protein MEITQNSQSLHFNSHGLIPAIVQDHYTKEVLTLAYMNAETLALTIAEGRTVFWSRSRQEIWRKGETSGNVQRVVSITADCDKDALVIDVIKSGPACHTGAESCFFNPVYVSDELKQFTWQGLYELIEGRKTDPKEGSYTSYLFDKGLEKILKKVGEESTEVIIAGAKRDKEETIFEISDLAYHVMVLMIELGISVEDITKELEKRHVIDHKVKQERMQ, from the coding sequence ATGGAAATCACCCAGAATTCCCAATCGCTCCACTTCAATTCCCACGGGCTGATTCCGGCCATCGTGCAGGATCACTATACCAAAGAGGTGCTGACTCTCGCCTATATGAATGCCGAGACGCTGGCGCTGACCATCGCGGAGGGCCGCACGGTGTTCTGGTCCCGCAGCCGTCAGGAGATCTGGCGCAAGGGCGAGACGTCCGGCAACGTGCAGCGGGTCGTCTCCATCACGGCGGACTGCGACAAGGATGCCCTGGTCATCGACGTCATCAAGTCCGGTCCGGCCTGCCATACCGGCGCCGAGAGCTGCTTCTTCAATCCCGTCTATGTGTCGGATGAACTGAAGCAGTTCACCTGGCAGGGGCTGTATGAACTGATCGAGGGGCGCAAGACCGACCCGAAAGAGGGCAGCTACACCAGCTACCTTTTTGACAAGGGCCTGGAAAAGATCCTCAAGAAGGTGGGCGAGGAATCCACCGAAGTCATCATTGCCGGTGCCAAGCGCGACAAAGAGGAGACCATCTTCGAGATCAGTGACCTGGCCTATCACGTGATGGTGCTGATGATCGAACTGGGCATCTCGGTGGAGGATATCACCAAGGAGCTGGAAAAGCGGCATGTCATCGACCACAAAGTAAAGCAGGAAAGGATGCAGTAA
- a CDS encoding histidinol-phosphatase HisJ family protein, which yields MAGEYLKSSVHVHSKLCDGKNTLEELAVTAWRAGLQTLGFSGHSHTPCDLEYCMTQSRTALYKAQIAKLKERYAGKLDILCGLEWDLFSDDNPADYDYFIGSCHYVQGPKTGKYYEIDWRESDLAACIADDFDGDGLAVVEAYFANVAKVAEKKPTILGHFDLIKKINGDGKFFDEHDPRYKAAADSALMVAARNRCVLEVNTSAVFRGFRKDFFPSDEILKDWLALSGNVVITADAHDAKALTFGYEEAAAKLKELGYSKVQVLGKDGFKVCPL from the coding sequence ATGGCGGGCGAATACCTGAAAAGTTCCGTCCACGTACATTCCAAACTGTGCGACGGCAAAAACACCTTAGAGGAACTGGCAGTCACGGCGTGGCGTGCCGGTCTGCAGACGCTGGGCTTCAGCGGCCACAGCCACACCCCGTGCGATCTGGAGTACTGCATGACCCAGAGCCGCACGGCGCTCTACAAGGCGCAGATCGCCAAGCTCAAGGAGCGCTACGCCGGCAAGCTGGATATCCTCTGCGGACTGGAGTGGGACCTCTTCAGCGACGATAACCCGGCGGATTATGATTACTTTATCGGCAGCTGCCACTACGTCCAGGGTCCCAAGACCGGCAAGTATTACGAGATCGACTGGCGGGAAAGCGACCTGGCCGCCTGCATCGCCGATGACTTTGACGGCGATGGCCTGGCAGTGGTGGAAGCCTACTTTGCCAATGTGGCCAAGGTGGCGGAGAAGAAGCCCACCATCCTGGGCCACTTCGACCTGATCAAAAAGATCAACGGCGACGGCAAGTTCTTCGATGAGCATGACCCGCGCTACAAGGCGGCGGCGGACAGCGCCCTGATGGTGGCGGCCCGCAACCGCTGCGTGTTGGAAGTCAACACCTCGGCGGTCTTCCGCGGCTTCCGCAAGGACTTCTTCCCCTCGGATGAGATCCTCAAGGACTGGCTGGCTCTTTCCGGCAACGTGGTTATCACGGCGGATGCCCACGACGCCAAGGCGCTGACCTTCGGCTACGAGGAAGCAGCGGCCAAGCTCAAGGAACTGGGCTACTCCAAGGTTCAGGTCCTGGGCAAGGATGGCTTCAAAGTCTGCCCGCTGTAA
- a CDS encoding NUDIX hydrolase: MDLLQTTLCYLEHNDCYLMLHRVKKKKDVNHDKWIGVGGKFEPGEDALTCALREVREETGLTMQNPQYRGIVDFYCSPWPAERMHLYTCTEFTGCMIDCNEGTLEWVPKEAVPDLPIWPGDKLFFRLLAEEAPFFHLELTYNGDSLTRAVLDGQEMAL; encoded by the coding sequence ATGGATCTTTTGCAGACCACCCTTTGCTATCTGGAACACAACGACTGTTACCTGATGCTCCATCGCGTAAAGAAGAAAAAAGATGTCAACCATGACAAGTGGATCGGCGTCGGCGGCAAGTTTGAGCCCGGAGAGGATGCCCTTACCTGCGCGCTGCGGGAGGTCCGGGAAGAAACAGGTCTGACGATGCAGAACCCGCAGTATCGCGGTATCGTGGACTTTTACTGTTCCCCCTGGCCCGCCGAGCGGATGCATCTCTACACCTGTACGGAATTTACCGGCTGCATGATTGACTGCAATGAAGGCACGCTGGAATGGGTCCCCAAAGAAGCGGTACCAGATCTGCCCATCTGGCCGGGCGACAAACTGTTTTTCCGGTTGCTGGCCGAAGAGGCCCCTTTTTTTCATCTGGAACTTACCTACAACGGCGACTCTCTGACCCGGGCCGTGCTGGACGGGCAGGAAATGGCGCTCTGA
- a CDS encoding stage V sporulation T C-terminal domain-containing protein, with the protein MKATGIVRRIDELGRVVIPKEIRRTQRIRQGDTLEIYTAADGEVIFKKYSPLVELGQISAIYTDVLAKSLGCTVLVCDRTCITAASGTGKGDMMGREISTEVEHLLSGRTVYTAPDNSAKRLHLFERGERLILCAAPIVAHGDIEGGVLLPGTARDPAPRPDTVQVLATAANFLSRWMEE; encoded by the coding sequence ATGAAAGCAACAGGAATTGTACGTCGTATCGATGAACTGGGGCGGGTGGTGATCCCCAAGGAGATCCGCCGCACCCAAAGAATCCGCCAGGGCGATACGCTGGAAATCTACACCGCCGCCGACGGGGAGGTCATCTTCAAAAAGTATTCTCCTCTGGTGGAACTGGGGCAGATCTCGGCCATTTACACCGATGTGCTGGCCAAAAGCCTCGGCTGCACGGTGCTGGTCTGCGACCGTACCTGCATTACGGCGGCCTCCGGCACCGGAAAGGGGGATATGATGGGACGGGAAATCTCCACCGAGGTGGAGCATCTCCTGTCCGGGCGGACGGTCTACACGGCGCCGGACAATTCTGCCAAACGCCTGCATTTGTTTGAGCGCGGCGAGCGTCTGATCCTCTGTGCGGCGCCCATTGTGGCTCATGGAGATATTGAGGGCGGCGTCCTGCTGCCCGGCACAGCGCGGGACCCGGCACCCCGCCCGGACACCGTACAGGTGCTGGCTACTGCCGCCAATTTCCTTTCCCGCTGGATGGAGGAATGA
- a CDS encoding MATE family efflux transporter: MQTHSDDKAFLATDPLGSLLLRLALPTVAAQLINMLYNIVDRIYIGHIPETGALALTGVGVCLPLIMIVSAFAALVGNGGAPRATIAMGQGNKEKAEVILGNCFALQIVVSVVLTVILFLGDRAFLLAFGASANTIDYAVAYMDIYAVGTIFVQMTLGMNAFITAQGFAKEGMLSVLIGAVANIILDPIFIFWFGLGVRGAALATILSQALSCIWVLAFLFGKRTFLRLRKETIRLSPAVLLPCVALGAATFIMQASESVISVAFNSSLLQYGGDLAVGAMTILSSVMQFAMLPLQGLGQGAQPIISYNYGAGKRDRVKKAFFLLLRVSLFYSCLLWALVELFPQAFASLFTSDGELVAYTGNALRLYVAALFLFGIQMACQMTFTSLGKAKQSILVAVMRKFILLLPLIYLMPVLFRDDQARAVYMAEPVADTLAVLFTSVLFFFTFRKVLRQMNKSA, translated from the coding sequence ATGCAAACCCATTCCGACGACAAAGCGTTCCTCGCCACCGACCCTCTTGGCAGTCTTCTGCTTCGGCTGGCACTTCCCACCGTGGCCGCGCAGCTCATCAACATGCTGTACAACATCGTGGACCGCATCTACATCGGCCACATCCCAGAGACCGGCGCCCTGGCTCTGACCGGCGTGGGGGTCTGCCTGCCGCTGATCATGATTGTCTCCGCTTTCGCTGCCTTGGTGGGCAATGGCGGCGCCCCCCGTGCCACCATTGCCATGGGTCAGGGCAACAAAGAAAAGGCCGAGGTGATCCTGGGCAACTGCTTCGCCCTGCAGATCGTAGTCTCGGTCGTGCTGACGGTGATTCTGTTTTTGGGGGACCGGGCCTTTCTGCTGGCCTTTGGCGCCAGCGCCAACACCATAGACTACGCGGTGGCCTACATGGATATCTATGCGGTGGGCACCATCTTTGTGCAGATGACGCTGGGCATGAATGCCTTCATCACCGCCCAGGGCTTTGCCAAGGAGGGCATGCTGTCGGTGCTTATTGGTGCCGTAGCCAACATCATTCTGGATCCCATTTTTATCTTCTGGTTCGGCCTGGGGGTGCGGGGTGCAGCCCTGGCCACCATCTTGTCACAGGCCCTTTCCTGTATCTGGGTACTGGCCTTTCTTTTCGGCAAGCGCACCTTCCTGCGGCTGCGCAAAGAGACCATCCGCCTCTCCCCTGCCGTACTGCTGCCCTGTGTGGCACTTGGCGCCGCCACCTTTATCATGCAGGCCAGCGAGAGTGTGATCTCAGTAGCGTTCAACTCTTCTTTGCTGCAATACGGCGGCGATCTGGCCGTAGGCGCCATGACGATCCTGTCCAGCGTCATGCAGTTCGCCATGCTGCCGCTGCAGGGTCTGGGCCAGGGAGCACAGCCTATCATCAGCTACAATTATGGTGCCGGCAAACGGGACCGCGTAAAAAAAGCATTTTTCCTGCTGCTGCGGGTCAGCCTGTTCTACTCCTGCCTGCTGTGGGCTCTGGTAGAGCTGTTTCCCCAGGCGTTCGCCTCCCTGTTCACCAGCGATGGGGAGCTGGTCGCCTACACCGGCAACGCCCTGCGCCTCTACGTAGCGGCGCTCTTCCTGTTCGGTATCCAGATGGCCTGCCAGATGACCTTTACCTCCCTGGGCAAGGCCAAGCAATCCATCCTGGTGGCGGTCATGCGCAAATTCATCCTGCTGCTGCCACTGATCTATCTGATGCCTGTCCTGTTCCGTGACGATCAGGCCCGGGCCGTCTATATGGCGGAGCCGGTGGCCGACACATTGGCGGTGCTCTTCACTTCGGTGCTCTTCTTCTTCACCTTCCGCAAGGTGCTGCGCCAGATGAACAAGTCCGCCTGA